A region of the Stieleria neptunia genome:
ATAGACTCTTGTTAACCATGGGAGAATTTTGAATAGTGAGGGGTGAAGTGTGAAAGGAAAGACCGGTAGAATCCGGTGCTGACACTCGCGACAGGGGTAATTGATTTGAAAAGTGATTTACCGGATCGGACGTTCACATTCGCCAAGCGAATTGTCAAACTCTGCCAAACATTGGAAGAGCAACGCGGTGTCGCTCAAACGCTGGGTCGGCAACTGATCCGCTCGGGAACATCTGTTGGGGCCAACATCGAAGAAGGCCAAGCGAGTCACAGTCGTAAGGATTTCGCGTTGAAGTGCAACATTGCATGTCGTGAGGCTAGAGAAACGTTGTATTGGTTAAGGTTGATCGCAGAAACGGATATCGTTCCGGCCGACCGCCTAAAGTCGCTGATGGAGGAATGCAACGAACTCATCGCGATTCTCACGACGATCGTCAAGAAAGTTCGGGAATAGCTTTCACCATTCACTCTTCCTAATTCAAACTTCTTTCGTACTCCACTCCGGCAGTCGAATGTGTTCG
Encoded here:
- a CDS encoding four helix bundle protein — protein: MLTLATGVIDLKSDLPDRTFTFAKRIVKLCQTLEEQRGVAQTLGRQLIRSGTSVGANIEEGQASHSRKDFALKCNIACREARETLYWLRLIAETDIVPADRLKSLMEECNELIAILTTIVKKVRE